The segment AAACATGTTGGACGCATATGTGTGttgtttttgtcttttgtttattattttgctGTGGACGCGAATTATGGAGTTCTTAACAATATTATTATCagtagttgtgtttctttttcttttaatatgaaaGTGATCGTTTTGTATCATATCATAGACttaaatttgaataaaattttaccaCTTAGTGTTGTAAaaaggtttttttcttttgaattcaatttaacattcaattcaaaaaaaaaaaaaatccttattTGAAAAACCGTTCATGTTACTTGTACAAGCTTATGTTCATATGAGATCGTTATAATGTTCATAACAATTTTTGAAGCCTAATGTCTAAACAACGTTTAACAACACTCTTTTCATGCAGTTCTACGTCCTTAATTAATTTCTCATTTTGCTTACGATTTGCTTTTGTTCTCTCACTTTTGTCACCTTCTATTTTGTTCTTTGCAGATAATGTGAGATGGCTctcatgtttttctttttttgaaagagACGACTATGTTTACAGTGAAAAGTTCATCACTTTATTCTGTGGTGCTATTTacgtaaatttatttttcacatGTTATTTTATGCATTACCATCCAAGAAAGTAATATTGAGCCGATTAtatctaaaagaaaaataatgtgaactaaaaatttcaagaaaattaaaaaaataagaggTGAATATGTTGTAAATGATTTAGTAGATCGCATAAAAGTCCAATTTTAATGCTCAATAGTCAATATAATGAATGGGTGATGGTCAAAAAAGGAGGCTAGAGAACAAAAGATAAATTGAATGGTATTTGACAAACGGGGAAAACAAGATAAAGCAGTCATCCGAGCCCTCCCTGCCATCCGTTCTTTGAAAGTTGTAGgaatattttacatatattggattttcaaataattagttattcaaaaaaattgagggCCGATCAACAGAGAAAAACAACATCAACCAGTAGATAGTGTGGCACAAGGCTAGTAGCTAGGAACCTAGATTCACAGGTTTTGATAAGAATCCATAGCGACGGTTTACGTGTTATCTTTTCACATGGGGCCGTGGCGTTAAGAACACAAGAGTAATACTTCGTGTGAAAAACGAATATAGTATGTGATAAGCTCGTCCACAAGTCTTTTAAAAAAGGTCGACCATATTTAGGGTTGCAAGTTGAAACATTGATGATGAAACCTGAACGAAAATGTATCAATCATGACTCATGAGTAAGAAATCATGTGTAACACATATCTCCAAAGcccattatttattttgtttaaaaaacgCACTAGGTCTATGACCCATTTAGACTAAATCTtgtgttttgtttctttccttTTATAAGCCATAGGACTCGGCAACAGAGTACTCAGACGAGTAGATTGTCTCAATTGTATCTCCCAGGCTGCAGTAAACCTAACCACAACGTACTGTCCAGCTCACAGAGAAGCTTACGTGCGTGCCACGAAATGTATGTTTCGTTGCCCGGACCATTTTTGGAAAACTCGAAACCAGCCCTGTCTTGGAGGCACCAAACCCGTAATTTTACGCACGACCGTAGATATCATACGAAATGAAGAGAGAgttttacaaaagaaaacactTATAATTTCTGTTACATTGTAAgacttatttataatattaataattttgataacTAGATTTTTCTTGGAGAAGATTACACAGACATATCACATGTATACAGTTACTCACATCATGCCATTTCTAATGATCCTTTTTTctaatgaatgttaaatttattcagataaaaaaaacaaataatgcaTTATTGTTTGGAAATTTCCTAAAATTATTTTACTCTAATAAGTGATGAAATCATGAAGCGCATTCACATTGCCCTGTTGTATGTTCAGGAGAATGCAAAGagttttctcttttttctttttttgacacACTGAAAGAGTAGACCAACAATGGCTTCTGTTGTTGTAATGCTCAACGCAAGTTCTTTCACACCACCTAGACCTTCAGAACCAGGCTTTTACTCAGGGGATGGAGAATCATCAACGTGAAAGAGACAATCACACAAGTAGTATTGCTTCATTGTAACAGTGTTACAATCACTGAGTTAGACCCTCGTTGATTAGTATGCTATTATATTTCTTTATAGTTTACTTCAGTATGATTGCTGAGTTCAGTCTATGAACAAAACTTTTTGGTAGTGTTGTAAAACAAATAGTTAAAAGGATCTTTACACTAATATTACATTTGAAATTATAACAAGATTCACCTTTTTATTAGCTGATGGTTCTTGAATCATTCTTGGTTGTTGCTTGAGTCTCTGAACCAACAGGTGAAGTGGATGAGAAAGTAACCCGGTTTGGTTTCCCAGAAGCTCTCTCCTCAACTGTCTTCCCCCAACAGTTCTTTGCAAGATGTCCTCTCCTCCCACAGTTATCACAAACAATACTGACCCTCCCATCTCTCTCAGGTTCTTTCCTCTTCCAACCCCTTCCTATACTCGGTGGCATCCTCTCCATCTGACAAGACCCTGTTGCTGGTCTGTACGTAACCCTCTGCGGTCCGTTTCTGagaacctcctcctcctcagctTTGACTCGTTCCATCAACATCCAGACCGGTAAAAACTCCTCTTCCATCAACCTGGTGCTGAACCCTCTCCAGGACGGCGGAAACTTGGAGATGATGGTACTCACATGAAACGTCTCGTCCAGAAACATACCAGCACTCACTATGGAATCAGCGATCTTGTTGAAGTCTTGGACTTGATCAAGAACCGGTCTGTCTTCTACCATTTGAAACTCGATGTACTTTCTCACCTGTGACCTCTTCGAGTTGGATTCATCACACTGGTAGACCCATTTTAACTCCTCCCACAGTTCTTTGGCGTGTTTGAACTTCTTCGAGTATTGACGGTGTAGATGGTCTGACAAGGAGTTTAGCAAGTGAGTGTAGCATATGTAATCATCTTTCAGCCATTTTTTTCCGGCAGGATCAGGTTGAGAGGTGTTGGTAACAGGACAGGGCTTAGAGAGAACATAACTAAGATTCAGTTGCTTCAAGAAAAGCTCCATCTGTGACGCCCAGCGAAGATAACCCCTCCCGTCAAAACGTGAAGTTTCAATGATGGAAAAACTAAAACTGGTATTGTCTTCCACATGCTTAGATGTATCTCCGTTTTGTTTTGATTCAGATCTGCATAATGTGTAGATAACATGAGAACATGAATCTTTATAGACATAAGAAACAATGTAACAACATTCTTACTTTGATTTAGATTCGGACTGCTTAATGGCTTCCTCTATCGCTGAGAAGTTCTTCTTGATCACAGACCACTGGTTAGCTGACAAATGTACTCCTGATagagaagaaagatgaaaggttttttttttcagccaaCCTCATTAAAGCAAAAGAAGAGTCCGTGAAGACAGGGAAGTAACTCATAAGCTTTAGAATCAAAGACAAGAAGACATAAGCATGAAGAAAGAAACGTTTTTTGCACAAACCCATCGGAGAGAGAACTAGTATTAAAGCAAAAGAAGAGTCCATGAAGCAACAAAATCAAGCAGCAGCATAACCAATCAAAAGTACTCATAAGCTTCAGAATCAAGACAAGAAGATATCTTTCTGaaaccaaatcaaaactaaCTCATAAGCTTCAGAATCTAAGACAAGAAGACACAGAGTTGTGTTCGAAAATTTACCTCGGAAAGGCTTTCCATCTTCCTTAGAACTCTCACCAAGAGATAAAAAAGGTTGGCCTCTGTACTTTTGAACCGTCGCATTTCGCTTCTCCGATAACTAATTAGAAGTTGAAAAGATCAACACTTTACACACATCAAACATCAATAAACAGAGTTAGCTAGCTAACTCCAAAGTTCGAAATCCACAAACCTTACAAATAAAGCGTTCATCTTCTCCTCCACCAGCTGAAGCTGTAGCGGTAGGAGGAGGATTAGGATCCACCGGAGCCACCGTCTCGTCGTCGGAGGGATTGGATAGAAGGAAGGCTTCGAGAACGTCTCTGACAAGCTTCTTGTGATTGGTACCGGACAAGTCGAAGCCGAGTATAGAAGAAGCGGAGATGCGGAGCTTGAACTCGGTCATGAGGTCCATGTCTGCTTCTCTGAGTATTCCCTTCACTGTCTCCTCTATTTTCTTCTGTGTAGTAAGAGGAACCATCTCCATGTtctgaaagaaaaaacaagtgTCGCAGTAGAGAGATTACTTCAACGGAGATTATTATGTTGGTGTCCGGCGTTGTTGTATTTAGGGTTGTTCGCACATAAATCGATCGCCGGGGAGAGAGATTGGCCGGAGAGTGAAAAAAGAAAGGTTCCACCGAGAATTGAACTCGGGTTACTAGATTCAGAGTCTAATGTCCTAACCGCTAGACCATGGAACCTCATTGCACCTTAGAGACGGTAACATAAATCGATGTTAACGGAAGAATTTGAAGATAATTCGTGGAGGCAGCTAGGCCCAGTTTCCATGGCCCATCTGAAGGCAATGCCAGTGAGAGTTCAAAGGCTGTGCATGGTGGTGCTGTGTGGGACATCTTTCGAAGAGAGGATGTTCCAAAACTTATTTGAGTATTTGAAAAAGCACGAGCATGAGTTCTGTCACCTCTATAACAAACCTGTAAGTATCATCACATACAAATGTAAATGATTAGCATTGAATAATCATGGATGTGTTATGAAATTTAGACTTTATTGTTGTGTGTTTCATTGCAGGTGGATCACCCAATTATTGACCAGACTATGTTCTTGAGTGAAAGTCAGAAGAAACAGCTGAAGAAGGAATACGGTAATATTCTGGTTTAGACTAGAACCTTTGCTAAGGTGAATGGttgatatatgatattttctgtATGCAGATATAGAACCATGGACATTTGAGCAACATCTCGGCGAAGCTGTTTTCATCGCTGCAGGTTGTCCTTACCAAGTTAGAAATAGACAGGTAAAGTACTTggttaaaaactatttttactcACAAGGGTCTGCCCTCTTTGCCCTTTCACTGTTTTCTCTTTGCCCTTTCACTGTTTTCTCTTTGCCCTTTCACTGATCCCTAAATTTGAAACTGTTTACAGTCTTGCATAAAGGTGGCACTAGGTTTTATCTCTCCCGAAAGCATAGAAGAATGCATTAGGCTGACACAAGAGTACATGAGGTTGCCAAAAGACCACAAATTCAGCAAAGATAAATTAGAGGTACTTTTATTATATCTGATCGTCGTTTTTTGAAGGTAGATACCTAACGTGGACCGCTCTTGGCACTGCATTTGTAGATTCAGAAAATAGTTCTGCATGCCGCTAGCTCAGCCATAAAAGAAGCACAAAGTCTAATGCAAAACTCCTAGACGCAGTGGTGGTGCTAACAAAAAAGACTCTCAAGGGGTTTGTTTTTAAAAGCTTATCAATGCTTGTGAAGCCCCAAGAAACAGCCTGGCGATGCTCTGCTATAAGTACAGTTGTAAACAAGTGTGTTCATATTACCTCTAAAAGCTTGGCCTCTGTTCTTTAACCATTCCCGGATAATATTAGTTCACGACTTATCTTGAACACCAAAACTTACAACCGTTGTACATTATTTAACAAAATGGGTTTGAGATCAGAGGCAAATGATAGTAAGGGTTAATTGGTTTGTGACCCATTATTGTTGTGGCCCACAACTTGTGGGCTCAGTTATGTACAAACTTGTCTAAAAGTTTCACCTTCTTATCTCTGCATCAGAAGCAGCCCACCGAAAATTTGTTAGTCTCACGTCAGATATAAATTTGATAGTTTTTCACTTATTCTTTTATTCATATTAactgaaagtgagtaaaaataaattaagaattGGAGAGTATAAGaaacaatgttttaaaaattggacTGGGAGTTCAATCGGTTTAATATGGTTTGATCAGGTCGGATCTggtttacaaatatatatatatatatacataaatttaaaataattatagtaaatatgatatataagtAGAATATGAATATAATCAAATATGAACACTGGAAATATTAACTATCTATTTTGTACATCTGGCTCCTAATATTTTCATCCAATTCATTGACTTTGGTgaaattttagagtttttttttgtttttttcaaaataaaaaaaatagttttattgtCTATGTCATAAAACCAACATTAAATAGTcaatttagtatataatattttcttataattcaatttttctttcctaatttaaaccaTAATATTTGGtatctaaacaaaaaaatatttcattccTTTTATATTCTATTGATTTACTTCCACacaaatgtaatatatatatttttggttttaacAGTTTTATCTTCATAATTCTCATCTTTAAATCTAGCGATTACTAATTCGTTATTATTGTCAGTGTCTTGTCTTTTTTCTCGGACGCTACATGTTCTTTGTTCCACATCGTCTCATCTGAAGTTTCATAAACCTTTTCGCTATCATTCTCTCGTTGGTAAAAATCTAAAACCTTTGTCTTACCGATTCACGATTTCTTCAGATTTATCATTTTCATCTTCgtttatattttagaataatTTTTCAGATATGTcgatatttctatatttttggttgtttattttttctctttctctgtttAATTTCCATATTATCGGaagcaaaaaaaataacttgATTTAAAGATTTTTGATGAATGTTTAGTAaccaatttataaaatttatgagaAATTTGTCAATAAATTAGGCATAATATATACTCTATCACCGAGATAAGAaatgaaacacacaaaaaaaaaggtaaggATGAAGACGTAGATTacggttacaaaaaaaaaaagtgaagacGTAGATTATAGACTACATGCTTTATAGATTAaggaaatctatactatactaaaagggggatataagccatggagagggtgtccacatagtatagaaaaatcaaccaatcagagaacccgaaattgccatgtcatctcatttatttttcgtaaaaaataaaaaaaacaatgcgaaggtgagaatcgaacctgggttggtatgatatatatataggacagttaccactaagccattgacactttcttggacacatataaagaaccactaagtatataatcacaaacttttatgtacatttacaataatatgaattcaactttcaagactccgatactttgttttgtaaaaaaaaaaaaagtaagtggctaagttaatatattcttagaaagtgtgagaacgttgacaaatatgaaaaagcatagatttttgttttcgtgacaaagttaagaattttgtaaaagtaagtttaacatataaattttcgtgacaaatatgaaaaagcatagatttttgtaaaattttgacaaaacaactcaaaacatatttctctaatgtcttaataaaatattatttaagggtgtaataattaaatatattaattcaataaattttgtaatttatagacaaaacaataacacaacaaattttgaaacatttgtttaacctatcgattttttttcatgagaatccaactaaacaagataaaaaaaattagatttacaaatatttaattaccattttattcaattttgattaatttcaaattgtcataatgtatctttttgaagttacaaatatgaaaaagcatagatttttgtacaatttgacaaaacaactcaaaacatatttttctaatgtcttaataaaatattatttaaggatgcaataattaaatatattaattcaataaattttataatttatagacaaaacaataccacaacaaattttgaaacatttgtttaaccaatcgatttttttttcatgagaatccaacaaaacaattagatttacaaatatttaattaccattttattcaattttgattcatttcaaattgtaataatgtatctttttgaagttacaaaaaaataatgttctttctttattacactagcattgtatatagattctatatacataaaataaatataatataacaacataagtttgctttccccgattcatatgaaaactttttaagttatccaccaaatcaaattaattaaatcaatgaaattgttaaaatacagcaaattaatatataattttattttaaattaaattatttaaaaagtgtattttcgttaaaacaaaataataaataagtaaaactgatttgatgataatttttatgatatatatatacatatatatatatatatcaattctgtgaaagaaatagaagcttaatatggaaaaaaatcttaaatacaaaaacctctaaaaattaacaaaaaaaactaataaattaaactatgatatcacttaaaagcttcttagaccatattaataaaatatttaagcgataattagacaaatttgattttttccagcaaaaatttattattaattagcatcagttatttcaagatgtttaagaaatggtggacaaaaaaataagatggacattaatgatatatgaactatgaatagtactttgtgaagcagacttagataacatatctgcacatccatttccagttctttttgatgcttaaattcaatttcttcagagtagttattccacaaatagatcgtatgagatattgttttgatatgtagatttgttttttcaatgttaagaagattgataactgtaaaaatgtctctttcgaatatgatatgtctataactgagtccccaacatgagacaagtttgtttaaaaagtaaataattttatttttcttatattatataatcaatatatattatttactgataataaaaatatagttattcatctatcacaaatatctatgcaaatatgtgaatcacgtacaacaatcaaacaacataatgatttccacaaagaaaatttaaaaaatatatttatgttatgaagtcatattttatattctttaaataatgtaatacaatattatacattattttttagaattgagaaatacatatatcagttagacaaattaagcgataattagacaaatttgatttttattttgtgagtaaaaagtttattattaattagcattacttatttcaagatgtttaagaaatgatggacaaaaaaataggatggacataaatgatatatgaactataaatagttttttgtaaagctgacttagataacacatatgcacatccatttccagtcctttttgatgcataaattcaatttcttcagagcagttattccacaaagagatcgtatgagatattgttttgatattcagatttgtttcttgattgttaagaagattgataagtgtaaaaatgtttcattcgaatatgatatgtctataaccgagtccccaacatgagacaagtttgttaaaaagtaaataattccatttttcttatattatataataaatatatattatttactgataataaaaatatagttattcatctatcacaaatatctatgcaaatatgtgaattaagtacaacaatcaaacaacataatgattttcacaaagaaaatataaaaaatatatttatattatgtggtcttattttatattctttaaataatataatacaatattatacattattttttagaattgagaaatacatataatatcttatccgcgcgtagcgcggttaaaaaatctagttctGGTTAATCTTTTATATCACTAGCCGTAGATTGATTGGTGGATAAACTTTAGAAAAACTGATATGCCGGATTTCAGAGGGTAGAAAACCATATATTGTATCGTATACtcaatgtttttaatttattactcAATTTGGTAGATTTTGTATTCTAGGTTTTGTAAACAACTATGTAattgattaccaaaaaaaaactatgtaattAGGTGACATTATATTCGACATGCACGcatatttttttcttagcaaaaaaataattaatatttttttttcatatatagtCTCTAATAATATACATACATGTCTTACCATAATGAATACTTTCCCATATTTTTGGGTTCTTAAATTATCTTTTAGGAACTTTTCAAAAGATTTAAAAGTATCAAAAGTCTAAATCGACCAAAAAATATGCGTGACAAATGgacaataagtttttttttttgattttttgttttgttttagcaAAAAACTAAATACTAAATTAGTTGCATAAAAGTTACATAAAAGTCAGAAAAAGAAacgaaaaattaattaattaaaggaATCGTAACGATGATGATCCCTAAAATAAGACATTAACCTGGGGATTGTTGTTGTTTGCCACTTCACTAAATTTTATTACCAGCAACGCCTTTGTCCCCAACCTAAGGCGGCCATAGAGAGAGAGTATGGAGGAAAGGAAGGGTAAGCGAATTAGGTCCGAGGAAGACCCCCCGAGATCTTCTGACAAGCGACGTAAGACGAGGAAGAAGGAAGAGGAGAATGTCGTGAGCAGAAGAGGATCTTCGAGTTCtgagggaagaagaagaggaagagacaTGTCTTCTTCACCCGACAAGGtttgttcttttgtttctgtaatgtttttttttgtttttttaattctaatttAGGGAATTATTTTGCTTTGGGATTTTGAAAAAGAGGGAAATGTTGAATACttttgtttcttatattttgCAGGATGAGTCTGAAGGAAGAAGAAAGTATGCTGGTTTGACTTGTCATCAGTGTAAGATCATGATGAGTAGTAAGACTGATCTTGTCTTCTGTTCAATATGTGTCAATAAGCGCTACTGCAAGGACTGCATCAAGAGATGGTAAAGTACTTTACTTTACAGTGTGATGAGAAGTTTGAATCTGTGATTGTAATTTTGAATTCTCTCTTAAAGGTATCCAGAGAGAACGCCTGAGGGAGTTAAAGCTGCTTGTCCTTTCTGTATGGGGAATTGCAACTGCAGAGCTTGTCTGCGAGAGCCTTTGGCTGTCAAGGTAAAGGATGAGCCTTTgagattctttttgttttcaaatgtGAATGAAATGTTATGAATCTCAGATACAAAGTGGAAAGGATGATAATGTCAAGCTCAAGCAGTTGCAGTACCTATTAGTTAAAGTCCTTCCTGTTCTTAGGGCTATTTACACTGAGCAAAGCCGTGAACTTGAGATTGAAGCAGCGATTAGAGGTATGTATGTATGCTCACTTGTGCTGTCCTCTTCTTTGTTTATATTTTCGACTCACGGAAAAAAACCTGTTTTGTTTCTAGGAGTGCCTGTGACAGAATCTGATGTTGCTAAGTGCGAGATTCATCCAAGTGTACGCATATACTGGTCAGTTTTTCAAAGCTTGCGGACCATCTTTGCTTCTTCTTTGTGTTCTTCGTCTTATTGCTTGTTTGATCATGATAATgatatttctttcttcttggGAAAACAAACGTTTCCCATTCTGTTTCTTGTATGCTTTGCAAATAGACAATAGGGAGGTGGGAGAGATTCTAATTATCACCAATTTCACGAGTAGATGTGATTGCATTCTAATTGTAAAAGGAATGTAGTGTAAACATAACTTAGATGGTTTCATCAGACATTAGATCTAATGAAGTAGTTTCATTTGAGCTTTGATTGCATAGTTTAAAATAAGCTTCACATGTGAAGCAATGGGCTGGTAGTTGTTTTCATAACCATCGAGAAGGAACTTGCACCTTGTTGGGTATCTTTGAGGGTTAGTTTCATCATACATGCGTTGTTGTGCGTGAGAGTTCAtgctttttgaaacaaatttgtGATATTTGATCTTTTAGTAAAGCAATTGGTTGTGTTAATGTAtggtttttatttgttaaatagGAGTAGATCGTAGTTACACAAATATCAATACCATCAAAATCAGACAAtagtttaactaaaaaaacacgGGTTCAACCGGAAAAAACTTTCAAGTTAGGACCCCACTTAAGTCGAGGTTTTACTCTTTAGGCTTTTCAGTGTTTTGGTTCTTTTTAATTGGACCACAATTCTTAGATCTACCACAAATTGTTTTGCATCTACAACATCCACTGTGCATATACTCTTATAACGAGCAAGAATTCCACAAAACCGTGAACAACATCTGTGGTTTGCTTGCCCCGCCGATCTCATCAACTAGAGGATGTCAACATGGAACTTCTTCCTTTCCGGTGTCTTTTGTGTGGTTGGCGCTAGAGTGATCATGCATAAGGGGTTTGGGAAATGAGCACCCAACCAGCTGAAAATATGGTTAGTTTTATGTGGTTTATCATCCAATTTAAACCATATAACCATTGAACCATTCTtccatatgattttatataacTACTTATTTGAAAACAATCCCACACCACAAAATTGTGATAGATGTTTCTACATTAAAACACCCACGAGCAGTTATATTGGTTACATTCTAAATAGGATATCTCATAGACAGGGGCGAAGCCACcttatataataatatctatcttTCAAATTTTGTGAGAAAACATAGGTTCTGCACCCCCTTACAACCCAGGTTCAATCTATtcttatatctttcttttttttgtaattaatagtGCACCCACTATACAAAAGTCCTAGCTTCGCCCCTGCTCAtagatgaaaaaatattttgttgaaaaaatatatgaagtagTTAAAAACTTCATCATTTGAAATTCTTTTAAGTGAGCTATTTTGGGATACCCACTcaataaaatattgttagttGTGTTGTTCTGATGTATTAGTCATCCAGATGAAAATCTTCCCGTTGAAGAGCTTTTACATCTACTATTTTATGGAAAGTGCAATTATTGGGCATTGAAGCCCAAATTTAATCGAGAAATTTTTTAAGCCTTAGCCTACATATATTGTGCAAAGCTTTATAAACCTTTAATCATTGGACCAAGGCACTTCTTTATTCAATTTAGTTTGCTGCtcattagtttatttgagagaATCCTCATAATACATGTGTGTAGTAAGACAATCTATTTAGTGAATTTTTACAAgagtttttatgaataaaactgaaaataaatggaaaaagtgaaaaaatatgaaaaagtaagaaagagaaataGAAAGTCACCAACTTGTGAAAAACTCATTTTACATTTGTCAATCCATCACtggtttatattattttcaatattatGTGTGTAAGTGGGAACAAATAATATACAACTTGTTGATGGCCATATAAGATACTCTTGTCATTTTGTGTTACCATTTAcaattttctatttcttttgtcgacattatttaaatttacttttaaagtaact is part of the Brassica rapa cultivar Chiifu-401-42 chromosome A09, CAAS_Brap_v3.01, whole genome shotgun sequence genome and harbors:
- the LOC103836859 gene encoding uncharacterized protein LOC103836859, producing the protein MEMVPLTTQKKIEETVKGILREADMDLMTEFKLRISASSILGFDLSGTNHKKLVRDVLEAFLLSNPSDDETVAPVDPNPPPTATASAGGGEDERFICKLSEKRNATVQKYRGQPFLSLGESSKEDGKPFRGVHLSANQWSVIKKNFSAIEEAIKQSESKSKSESKQNGDTSKHVEDNTSFSFSIIETSRFDGRGYLRWASQMELFLKQLNLSYVLSKPCPVTNTSQPDPAGKKWLKDDYICYTHLLNSLSDHLHRQYSKKFKHAKELWEELKWVYQCDESNSKRSQVRKYIEFQMVEDRPVLDQVQDFNKIADSIVSAGMFLDETFHVSTIISKFPPSWRGFSTRLMEEEFLPVWMLMERVKAEEEEVLRNGPQRVTYRPATGSCQMERMPPSIGRGWKRKEPERDGRVSIVCDNCGRRGHLAKNCWGKTVEERASGKPNRVTFSSTSPVGSETQATTKNDSRTIS
- the LOC103836860 gene encoding lysine-specific demethylase JMJ25, with the translated sequence MLTEEFEDNSWRQLGPVSMAHLKAMPVRVQRLCMVVLCGTSFEERMFQNLFEYLKKHEHEFCHLYNKPVDHPIIDQTMFLSESQKKQLKKEYDIEPWTFEQHLGEAVFIAAGCPYQVRNRQSCIKVALGFISPESIEECIRLTQEYMRLPKDHKFSKDKLEIQKIVLHAASSAIKEAQSLMQNS